The sequence below is a genomic window from Metasolibacillus fluoroglycofenilyticus.
TATTAATACCTGCGTTGTTGATTAAAACATCAATTCTTTTACATTCTGAATAAATATCAGAAACTAAACCTTCAATTTGATGAACATTTTCTAAATCGAAAGGCTTTATTGTTACCTTTCCATTTTTCTTGTTTATTTCATCTTCCACTAATTTCAATTTGGCTTCATTGCGTGCAATCAACACAACATGAGCCCCTTGCTCTGATAAAAATAATGCTATTTCTTTTCCAATTCCTTCACTTGCTCCAGTGACAATGACAACTTTATCGTTAATATCAAATAATTTATTTAACATCCTCTATTATCCTTTTGTACTTTTAGTTGTTCCACGTACAATAAGTTTTGGCTCTAATACAATTTGAACAGGGGAACTCGATTCTCCACTTATTAATGCCAACAAATTAGTAAGTGCTAATTTACTCATTTCTTCTTTTCGTTGAGAAATTGTTGTTAATTTTACATATGGATTCCCAGCTATGTTGATATCATCAAACCCCATTATAGAAATTTCTTCAGGTACTTTTTTATTACAACGAGAAATCGCTTCCAATACTTCTAATGCGATGCTATCTGTCGAAGCAAAGATAGCTGTCACATTTGGATTTGTCTGTAATAAATTCATGGAAAAGTCTAATGCACTATTATGATTATTCGCTTCAAAAACTAATTCTTCATTATAAGCAATACCATTATCTTGTAATGCTTGTTTGTACCCTAAAAATCGATCATTAAATGTTGAGTACTCTTGATAACCAGTTATAGTTATATAAGCAATGTTTTTATGTCCATTTTCAATCAAATATTGCATTGCTATTTTCGAACCTTTTAAATCATCAACTATTACATAATTCGCTTGCTCTAAGTTATCCATAGACCTATTAAAAAACAGAATTGGGATTGTACTATCAACTATATTGACTGTTAGTTCTTCTCGTCGCTTCACAGTTGCAACAATGACACCATCTACCCTACGATTTAATAATTTACTTAGTACCTCTGAAAGCGATTCGTTTTTGGAATCCCCATCCATCATAATTACATCATAATTCAATTTACTGGCTTCATTTAGAATCACCTGCGCCGTTTCAGCATAGAATGGATTCGCTAAATTCCCAACAATCAAGCCAATTGTATTCGTTTTTTTCTTCACTAAACTCCTAGCAATCTCATCAGGCTTAAAACCTAACTCTTCAATCGCATTTAATACTTTCATTCTAGTCGCAGGTCGAACATAAGGAAAATCATTAAGCACTCTCGAAACAGTTGTTTGAGACACACCTGCAAGTTTAGCTACGTCATATGCATTTGGTCTCTGGCTCAAAAAATATCCCCTTTCTTTTTTGAATTCGAATTCATAAAATTCTTATCCATACTTTAGCATACCGATAATTAAATTTGCAATACCTTTTTGAAATATTTTTTATTTTCTGTCTATTATATTTTCTCTCGTTCACGCAATTAATTTATTCATTAATACCGTTTTCCCATCAACTTTAAAGATAAAACATCAAAGTTATTAAAGCTTTTATAAGTTCGTTTTCATTTACAATGTACAGGGAATCTAACTACCCTATTATTTCACTCCGAATATTTGTAATGCAATCATACTTTCTTCCGCCATCTTGCTTTTATTTTCTTAATAAGGACTGATAACCTAGCTATTTACCAGCCTTTTGTAATAGTTTATTATACATCTACAAGCCATAATAATCACATTCTAATAAATTTACCAAAACAATAGTACCTATATATTCTAGTAAAATATTACTTGGTGAATTTCCACTAATCATTTGTTTTTATCATAGTACTAAGTCAGTAAAGTATTGGAAAATATCTATACTTAAATGAAATAGCAGTTGACACATATTTCATTCCGAAGGACAATAATAAATAGAATATACGCCTTTTACAATATTTGAAATAATTGAAAGGATGAATCATTATGGCATTATTTGATCGTATTAAATTTGATGGACTGCGCTCAAGAGATTGGGTTATTTACAAATACCCAACGGAAAATATAAAACTGGGTAGTACTTTAATTGTAAATGAAGGACAAGTAGCATTATTTGTAAAGGGAGGACAAGTATGTGACGCTTTTCCTTCTGGTTCATATGTACTTTCCACAAATAATTTACCAATCATCGGCTCTATTGTGAATTTTGCATATGGTGGAAAAACACCATTTACAGCTGAAATTTATTATATTAACTTAGCTAGCAAGCTTGATTTATATTGGGGAACATCTAATCCAATCCAATTGATTGACCCTAAATATTTTGTTAAATTACGAATTCGTGCATTTGGTCAAATGGCTCTTCGTATCGATAATTATATGCTATTTTTCTCAGAGCTTATTGGCAGCATGACTTCAGATGAGATTGTGCAATATGAAAAAGTACAAGAATATTTCCGAGGCTTATTAATTACACATATAAAAACAGAGCTAGCAAATAAGATTATTCGTGAAAAAATTTCTGCCTTAGAAATCTCAACAGAATTAGCAAACCTTTCTCAATCAATGGAAGAAATCGTAAAAGAAAAATTTGAGGGGTATGGCTTCTCACTTTTAAGCTTCCATATAAAATCAATTAATTTCCCAGATGAAGACTTTGAGGAGATTAATAAAATTTTAACAGCTCGCGCTAAATTTGAGATTATGGGCGATGACCGCTATACAACACAGCGAAGCTTTGATGTTTATGAAGGTGCGGCAAATAATCAAAATAACGTGACAAGCTCGGTGCTATTAAGTAATTTTGGCTTAAATACAGCCTCTGAAATTATTACGAGCATGCAGCAACAACTTCCACCGTTAAAAAGCATAGACAAGCATTCCGTTTGCCCTTCATGTAATGAAAAGGTTAAGCCGAATAGCAAATTTTGTAATTCATGCGGAGCTAATATGGAGAAAAAGGTATTTGCTTGCCCTTCATGTAACTTTGAAAATAATGAAAATGCAAACTTTTGTGGCAACTGTGGTAAGAGCTTTAAAAAATCTACTTGTTCCTGTGGGACAATACTCGATTTCGATGCCCGCTTCTGTCATAATTGCGGCGAAAAAGCAAACTAACTTATTCGTAATAAAGCAATAACATAACTTTTACATTATAATCGTGTAATTTTAGGAGGTTTCTATAAATGAGTAATTTAAAATGTTCTCAATGTGGTGCACCTGTTGAAGAAAATACAGCACATTGCAAATATTGTGGTGGGAAATTAGACCTTCTCCCTCAAACAACAGCACAAGCTCAACCTGCTTTTCAACAGCAGGCTTACCAAGCACCTGTAAATACTAGTCTTGCTCCTGGTATAGACCCTTCATGGCCAATTAAATCAAAACTGCTTGCTGCTGTACTCGCTATCTTATTTGGCTCACTAGGTATCCATAAGTTTTATTTAGGGCGTCCTGGAATGGGATTTCTTTATTTAATCTTCTGTTGGACTTATATTCCAGGCTTTATCGGCTTCATCGAAGGAATTATTTACTTAGTACAAAAAGAACATAATTTCCAAGTGAAAAATCGTGTTCGCATTAGTTAATACAATAAATAAGTGTCTGAAAACGTGCCCACGCACTGCTTTTCAGACACTTTTTTCTTATTAAAGTTTGAAAGAGGTGTACAATTTTTGAAAGATTGCAAATAGAGCGGAACTACAATCAGTGGGCTTTTACGGTCAGTTGATTTCCCATTTATCCTTAGTGTATTTTCACTTAAGTTTTGAAGTGGGCTTCTTACTGCTCGTTAATGTGGGATAAGTTTGATGAAATAGATAATGAATATCAAAGAAAAGAGCGTGTTTTAGAAAAAAGGATTTACCAAAACGCGCTCTAAATATTTTTAGTTAGCTCATAATGACTAAAGCGTCTCACCCAATTTCTGAATCTGTGAGTGGGAAATTAAATAGACATTGCCTAAAATATCGATTTTGTCTCCCTTTACACGTACAGCGCAATCTTTGTTCGAAGCATAAACATTCATTTCTTTCGATAAGGGAGATAGCTCATCTTGAACAAGCGCAATATTATTTTCAAGGTCAAAATGAGACAGGACGGAAAAATTGCTAAGGCCAATTCCATCGTAAACAGAGCTTATTTCAACTTTATAACCAAAGTTTTTCGAGCATAACCATTTAGCGGACATATTGATTGCACCAGCGCTTGCTCCCATTACAACGGCTCTGCTTTCTTTAATCAAGCCTGACAATTCATATTCCATCAAAAACTCATTTTGTTTAAGAGTATTTCCACCTAACAAGAAAATGACTGAAGCATTTTGAATTAAGGTTTGGGCATCTTCCTTCTGTACGCGATAATTAATTATATGGTATTCATCAAATATAATGCCTGCCTGCTCAAGCCACGTGCGTTCAATCGCACCGTCATCTTCATAAAACAATGGATTGGAGCTAATCATAGCAAGCGATTTTCTGTCAGTAATATCCTCCTGTAACACCTTGCTTAAATTCTCTGGAAAAAAATTATTAAACCAGCCTAAATAATAGTGAGTTTTCATAAATACCCCCGCAGCAAAGTGTAAGTAGCATTACTTCTTCTATTTTATTGTCACCAGCATGATACCGTAAAAATAACCTCTTTAGTTATCTAATGTAATGTATTGTGTAACATTACTATCGGGCTTTTTCAAATCTACAGTTATAAATACTGATTTTATAGCCTTTTTGATATTATTTTTCTGGCACTGCAATTACTGCTTTCCCCCCCATATAAGGTACTAGCACTTCAGGAACTTTTACGCTGCCGTCCGCTTGCTGATAGTTTTCTAAAATTGCAGCGACTGTACGTCCAATCGCTAAGCCTGAACCATTTAATGTATGCACGTATTCTGGCTTTGCTCCTTGCTCACGACGGAAACGGATGTTGGCACGACGCGCTTGGAAATCTTCAAAATTTGAAATAGAAGAAATTTCACGATACATATCTTGCGTTGGGAACCATACTTCTAAGTCATATTTTTTTGCTGCTGTAAAGCCTAAGTCAGATGTGTTCATTAATAGTTTGCGATATGGTAGCTCTAATAATTGCAATACCTTTTCAGCATGACCTGTTAATAGTTCCAATTGCTCGTAAGATTCCTCTGGTTTTACAAAACGCACAAGCTCTACTTTGTTGAATTGGTGCTGACGAATAAGCCCGCGCGTATCGCGACCAGCTGAACCTGCCTCAGAACGGAAGCAAGCACTATATGCTGCAAAGCCTTTTGGTAGCATTTCTCCATCTAAAATTTCATCGCGATAGAAGTTTGTTACAGGTACTTCTGCGGTTGGTGCTAAGAAATAATCTAACTCCTCTAGCTTAAAGACATCCTCTGCGAATTTTGGTAATTGCCCTGTACCTGTTAACGCATCACGATTAATAATAACTGGAGGCATCATTTCCTCATAGCCATGCTCTTCGGCATGTAAATCCATCATAAAGCTCATTAATGCACGCTCTAAACGTGCGCCTAAACCGCGGTAAAATAAGAAGCGGCTGCCTGTTACTTTACCCGCGCGCTCGAAATCAACAACACGTAAGTCTGTCGCTACATCCCAATGTGGCTTTGGTTCAAAATCGAACGCTGTCTTTTCGCCCCATGTATACACTTCCACATTGTCATCCTCTGTTTCACCCACAGGCACAGATGGATGTGGAATGTTTGGCAAACGCATCATCATATCTTCAAATTTTTCTTCTACTGCACGTAATGTTTCATCAAGCGTTTTGATTTCTTCCCCTACCTCACGCATACGTGCAATGACATCGTCTGCGTT
It includes:
- a CDS encoding TM2 domain-containing protein; protein product: MKSKLLAAVLAILFGSLGIHKFYLGRPGMGFLYLIFCWTYIPGFIGFIEGIIYLVQKEHNFQVKNRVRIS
- the serS gene encoding serine--tRNA ligase, translating into MLDIKRIRENYEEVKKVLLTRNEDLGTFDQFEALDAERRDLIAKTEVLKAERNKVSEQISMMKRNKENADDVIARMREVGEEIKTLDETLRAVEEKFEDMMMRLPNIPHPSVPVGETEDDNVEVYTWGEKTAFDFEPKPHWDVATDLRVVDFERAGKVTGSRFLFYRGLGARLERALMSFMMDLHAEEHGYEEMMPPVIINRDALTGTGQLPKFAEDVFKLEELDYFLAPTAEVPVTNFYRDEILDGEMLPKGFAAYSACFRSEAGSAGRDTRGLIRQHQFNKVELVRFVKPEESYEQLELLTGHAEKVLQLLELPYRKLLMNTSDLGFTAAKKYDLEVWFPTQDMYREISSISNFEDFQARRANIRFRREQGAKPEYVHTLNGSGLAIGRTVAAILENYQQADGSVKVPEVLVPYMGGKAVIAVPEK
- a CDS encoding SPFH domain-containing protein, with protein sequence MALFDRIKFDGLRSRDWVIYKYPTENIKLGSTLIVNEGQVALFVKGGQVCDAFPSGSYVLSTNNLPIIGSIVNFAYGGKTPFTAEIYYINLASKLDLYWGTSNPIQLIDPKYFVKLRIRAFGQMALRIDNYMLFFSELIGSMTSDEIVQYEKVQEYFRGLLITHIKTELANKIIREKISALEISTELANLSQSMEEIVKEKFEGYGFSLLSFHIKSINFPDEDFEEINKILTARAKFEIMGDDRYTTQRSFDVYEGAANNQNNVTSSVLLSNFGLNTASEIITSMQQQLPPLKSIDKHSVCPSCNEKVKPNSKFCNSCGANMEKKVFACPSCNFENNENANFCGNCGKSFKKSTCSCGTILDFDARFCHNCGEKAN
- a CDS encoding LacI family DNA-binding transcriptional regulator, producing MSQRPNAYDVAKLAGVSQTTVSRVLNDFPYVRPATRMKVLNAIEELGFKPDEIARSLVKKKTNTIGLIVGNLANPFYAETAQVILNEASKLNYDVIMMDGDSKNESLSEVLSKLLNRRVDGVIVATVKRREELTVNIVDSTIPILFFNRSMDNLEQANYVIVDDLKGSKIAMQYLIENGHKNIAYITITGYQEYSTFNDRFLGYKQALQDNGIAYNEELVFEANNHNSALDFSMNLLQTNPNVTAIFASTDSIALEVLEAISRCNKKVPEEISIMGFDDINIAGNPYVKLTTISQRKEEMSKLALTNLLALISGESSSPVQIVLEPKLIVRGTTKSTKG
- a CDS encoding Type 1 glutamine amidotransferase-like domain-containing protein is translated as MKTHYYLGWFNNFFPENLSKVLQEDITDRKSLAMISSNPLFYEDDGAIERTWLEQAGIIFDEYHIINYRVQKEDAQTLIQNASVIFLLGGNTLKQNEFLMEYELSGLIKESRAVVMGASAGAINMSAKWLCSKNFGYKVEISSVYDGIGLSNFSVLSHFDLENNIALVQDELSPLSKEMNVYASNKDCAVRVKGDKIDILGNVYLISHSQIQKLGETL